A segment of the Candidatus Sumerlaea chitinivorans genome:
TATCTTGGTCCCCCAAAGTATTTCAGCGAGGTTGCCACACGAATGGGTGTTCCCGGTGTGGCAATTGGTCTGGCGTGGACACCTGTGGGAGGCGAAATCCTATTTATTGAAGCTGCGATGACGCCGGGATCAGGGCGACTCACCCTAACAGGGCAGTTGGGCGAAGTGATGAAGGAAAGCGCGCAAGCGGCCTTGACTTACCTGCGCTCAAACGCCGAGCAATGGCACATCGACGACCAACTCTTTGCCCAGCGCGACATCCATGTCCACGTACCCGCTGGGGCCATACCGAAGGATGGACCGTCCGCCGGAATAACGATTTGCACAGCGCTGGCCTCGCTGCTCACTGGACGTCTGGTGAAGGACTATCTTGCCATGACAGGCGAGATCACATTGAAGGGCAACGTGCTTCCAGTGGGAGGAATCAAAGAGAAGGTTCTTGCTGCAGCACGAGCAAAAATCCACGAGGTCATTTTGCCCGAACGTAATATGCAGGATCTGGACGAGCTCCCGGAAGACGTCCGCAAGCGAATCACGTTCCATCCAGTCAAAACGATGGACCAAGTGCTCAGTTTGGCGCTCGAGCTTAATCAGTCTACCGAAGCAGCGCCGCAGACACCAGCGGAGCAGTGAGCAGAGGTCGGATGGACAATGGAGCAAATGGGCCGAGCCCCATTCACAAGAGCGACGGATGAAGAGATGCCTTAGCTTTTTCGTGTGTCAGTCGGCAGTGAACAAGGTCTCTTCGTCGGCGTTCACTTGGGCTCGAATGGAGCCGACAAACGAATGGTAAATATCAAGCGGTTGACAGCCGAGTGGGTAGGACGTCTGCCCTACCGGATGTGAGGGCAGGAATTAAAAATTGCGCGCCCGTAGCTCAGTGGATAGAGCTGCTGACTTCGGATCAGCGGGTCGGGAGTTCGAATCTCTCCGGGCGCGCTTCTTCTTTTTCTAGTCTTTCACCACTCCGCCAAGCTGTCGTCTGGCGTAATAATAATTTCCCTACTCGCGAACTCCCCGTTTACCGGGTCATGCACACGTTTCTCGCGCCACTCGAACAGCTCCCCAATTGTTGTGGAAGCCTGCACAGTACGCGTCACAGTGAACTGCCGGGAAGAACCATCAGCGTGTCGCTCAAGAACCGTGATCCGAACAATATACTGAGTCATAGCTCTCCTCTTAGCCCTCCGCGTTTGTGACTTGGATGTTCCGAGTCTCGGCAAGGGTCAATACCCAACATCGTCGGGTGGCAAATCGCGAGACAACGATTGGAATGTTGCGATATCTTTGAAGAACACTAACCTGATGTCGCCAGTGGGGCCATTGCGGTGTTTCCCAATAATGAGGGTCGCTTCCTGGCCCATGTTTTCGGCTCCATCTTCCTCCTCACGCTCGGTCTTACCCATCTCGCGGTGGATAAACATTACGATATCCGCGTCCTGTTCAATGGCTCCGCTCTCACGGAGATCGCTCAACATGGGACGAGCCTGCTTTTTGCCGCGCCGTTGCTCGATTTGGCGACTTAGCTGGCTCAAAGCAATGATCGGAAGGTCAAGCTCGCGCGCTAATGCCTTTAGGGAACGGGTGATTTCCGCCACCTCTTGCTGCCGGTTCTCAATTCTTCCACCGCTGTGCATCAATTGGAGGTAGTCGACCACAAGCAGCGAAAGATTAGGCTCCCGGCTCTTCAGCCGTCTGGCTTTTGAGCGCAATTCTGCAATGGAGATGTTTGGCGTGTCGTCAATGTGGATGGGGGCGGTCGCAAGAATTTTCGCTGCATTGTGAATCTTCTCTTTCTCGCGTTTGGACAAGCGACCGTTTCGCATGCGAAACATCGAGACCTCTGCGAGCGTCGCCAGCAACCGTTGGGTCACTTGCTGATAGCTCATCTCAAGTGAGAAGACCCCCACGGGGCGTTGAAGCTCTGACTCAATTCTCTTTCCACGCAATCCAGTTCCAACGCGGACCACAATGTTCAGAGCAAAAGCCGTTTTTCCCATTGCTGGACGGGCCGCCAAAATAATGAGATCACTGCGTTGGAGCCCGCCGGTCATGGCATCGAGGTCGGGGTAGCCGGTTTCCACCCCAGTGATCTCGTGGGACTGACGCGAGCGCGCCTCGATTTCGTCTACGACCTCACTGATCAGCGAGCCCACATCCACAAAATCCCGGACTCGGCGCTCTTGGCTAATCGCATAGAGATTGTTTTCCGCGAGTTCGATGACCGCTTGGACGTCCTCGTCCTTCTGAAGCACGTGTTCCTGAATTTGCTCCGCAACACGGACCAGCTCGCGTAGCTGATACTTTTCATGGACGATTCGGGCGTAGTACTCGACGTTTGCGGGGCTAAAAACCTGCATAGGCAATGCGGCAAGGTAGGCAGGCCCACCAACCGTGGCGAGAAGCTTACGGTCCTTAAGCTCATCCACGACCGTCGTGAGATCCACAGCCATGTGTTTCGCGTGAAGATCCAGAATGACTTGGTAGATCTGCGCATGCCGCGAATCATAGAAGTGTTTGGGTTGAAGGAACTGGGCCGCGACATCAATGGCTGTCTCATCAAGCAACAAAGCACCTAACACGGCCTGCTCTGCTTCAAGGCTTGCGGGAACGGTTGTGCTGAGCGTTTTTTCAGTTGCACTCATGGAGTCGTGTTGCCTGCCACTTCCAACGACGATTTGGCGATCTACTTACGGACAAATCTTACTGAGTGCCAGTCTGATTCGGGTTCGCAACTTCAAATAGAGAGGCCGTATCAAATTACCGGGGCCACATTCGAGAAAGTGAATTTTACCCACAGCTATTCACAGGTTTCCCCCAACTTTTCCACAGCAGCCACAACTTGCGCGAGACTTACGCGAGGGAGTTCACCGGTGCCGCACTTACTTGACGACCCTGTAGCCTTTCTTTCAGCCGCTGCCGCCATTCGTCCACCGTAAAAGAAAAAGTAGTCGCCCGCGAAACGCGTTCACCCCACAACACTAAGATGATCCCTGCATTGAGCACAATAAACGCAAGAACGGCGGATATTGAGCTGACACCCATCAGCACCACGGTCGACAGCATTAGCACCAATCCAACTGGACCAATCCAGACCCCCTCGCGTACCTGCTCTCGTAAGGAGAGCAGGGGTTTCTCGGCATCCCACGGGGCAACGCTTTCAAACAGGTGGGGCTGAGTGCGGTACGCAATAAGAATTGCAGCAACACAAGCGCACAGAACACCGGTGACCAGCCACTGGCCAAAGGAAACCACGGCGAGTCCTATGAGCATGGTTACGACGATCCAGATTCGGTGAGTGCGTATCGCAAGGCTCAATGCACTTGCAATCGCGAGTGGGTCCGCACCGTTAGATAGTAACTCACGAAAAACTCCAGTCCGATGAAATTTTTCGATGAGCACATGCTCAGCAGCAAGAACGACCCCCCATGTGACAGCAACGGCAATAATCCAAAACGTCGTCCACAGCGCAAGGTCGGCGCTCGAAGGACTCAAAGCTAAGCGAGCAATTAACAGCACAAAACAAACTCCCGTCAAAAAACCGAGTGAAAAAATCTGAACGGGAACAAGGGCTTGTGACACCGTTGCGTAGACAGGTGCGATTCGCGCTGGTTCGGAAAGACGAATGAGAATTAGCTCGCGATTGCTACCAACGTAAGTCGTACAACCGTCAGTGGCCACCGCGGTTGCTGACCGGATCTCGTTCGAAAAATGACGCCATACCAGATAAGCAACCAGAGCGATGAACACGCACATTGCACCCGTCGCTTCGATCACCTTGCACCTCGCTATCAAAAATGCTTCGTTGCAACCTAATTACTTTCGACAAAATAGACTTCAGATTGTTCCCCCGCACGGGGCATCGGGCCATTGGAGTGCAGTCGTGCAGAACACTGAAATTAAAAGCCTTCCGTGCCGACTGCAGTTGCCTATTCCCACTCGCGAAGGATTTTGTACAGTGAATCACGCTCGGCTGGCTTTCGGCCGGCCTCGCGAATCAGAGCCACCAGTTCGTCGACGCTAAGGGCAAGTGGTGTCTGTGCCCCGGCTTCGTGAACAATAGTCTCATTGATCACGGTCCCATCTAAATCGTCGGCACCGAAAGCGAGCGCCACTTGAGCTAATTTGGGAGTAAGCATTACCCAGTATGCCTTGATGTGGTCAAAGTTGTCGAGCATGAGGCGAGAGACCGCAATGGTACGCAAATCTGTGCATCCTGATGGCATCATAAGATGCGCTAATTCCGTGTTTTCGGGGTGAAACGCAAGTGGGACAAAGGCTTGAAAACCGCCTGTCTCATCCTGTAGCTCCCGCAGCTTTACCATATGCTCGAGGCGTTCTTCTATCGTCTCCACATGACCATACAACATTGTGGCAGTTGTTCGAAGTCCGCAGCGATGTGCCAAGCGCTGGAGCTCAAGCCATCGCGCTGGCCCAATCTTGAGCGGATAGAGCTCTTTTCGAACCCTGTCACTCAGCACTTCTGCACCGCCCCCGGGACACGAGTCCAATCCTGCTTCCCGTAGAGCCATGAGCGTTTCTTCAGGGGTCAACCTTGAAACTTTGATAATCTGTTCCAGTTCTACCATTGTGAAGGCCTTGATGTGCACGTTCGGGAGCTCGCTTTTCACCCAGCGTAGGAGGTCCAGATAATAAGTAAACGGAAGGCGCGGGTTGATCCCTCCCACCATGTGAACTTCCGTGATATTATATGCTCGAGCTGCACGAATCCTTTCCACGATATCCTCTTGCTCGAGCACGTACCCCCCTGGCTCACCAGGCAAACGATCGAAGGCACAAAAAAGGCACTTTTTGTTACAAATGTTTGTGTAGTCAATCCGCAGATTCCGGTTGAAAAAAGCGTACTCCCCCACCTTGCGCCGCCGAACAATGTCTGCCAGCAAAGCCAGCAGCCCAAGTTGGGGAGTATGGTAAAGGCGCAACCCATCCGAAATCGTTAGGCGCACCCCTGCTTGCACTTTTTCGTAAAGGTCCGCTAAGCCCTCGCGATAGATAAGGTCCTCCATGAAGGAGG
Coding sequences within it:
- a CDS encoding Replicative DNA helicase (DnaB), with product MAVDLTTVVDELKDRKLLATVGGPAYLAALPMQVFSPANVEYYARIVHEKYQLRELVRVAEQIQEHVLQKDEDVQAVIELAENNLYAISQERRVRDFVDVGSLISEVVDEIEARSRQSHEITGVETGYPDLDAMTGGLQRSDLIILAARPAMGKTAFALNIVVRVGTGLRGKRIESELQRPVGVFSLEMSYQQVTQRLLATLAEVSMFRMRNGRLSKREKEKIHNAAKILATAPIHIDDTPNISIAELRSKARRLKSREPNLSLLVVDYLQLMHSGGRIENRQQEVAEITRSLKALARELDLPIIALSQLSRQIEQRRGKKQARPMLSDLRESGAIEQDADIVMFIHREMGKTEREEEDGAENMGQEATLIIGKHRNGPTGDIRLVFFKDIATFQSLSRDLPPDDVGY